In one Granulicella aggregans genomic region, the following are encoded:
- a CDS encoding efflux transporter outer membrane subunit, with protein sequence MKWKLAPATLIIVAATGCMVGPNYKRPLVNTPAAYRGAPEVIPIGTPLGAEKYTSIFTDPVLQSLIAEALKNNYDVKIAADRVLEQEAEVGITRAGQYPTVSLGGTYDAVALPGGLLSGLGNNSGSSNSNGANSNQGHTKIYTGGLTASVAWNLDFWGYYRRQTEAARAYLRATRWAQQTTYSTLVENVATSYYQLRTLDSELTIAKDELKARKDSLELTHKLETGGSDSLVDVRQAEELAYTAEAQIPDLERQITQQENSLCILLGRAPGPIARGLPIDQAPHPTEVPVGLPSDLLERRPDIRRAEELLVQANANIGVAKAQFFPQLSLSGTGGTSTSQLKGIVESKNLYYYAFGSVSQPIFEGGKLTNNLHYAKAEDQELVDTYRQTIAGALRDVDNALVAYSKTREYREKQEKQTEATRDAVRLARMRYQAGATSYLEVLTNDANLYTSELTLKTAQQQEALSLVQLYNALGGGW encoded by the coding sequence ATGAAATGGAAACTCGCTCCCGCAACACTGATTATCGTTGCCGCCACTGGTTGCATGGTCGGCCCCAACTACAAGCGGCCGCTCGTCAACACGCCCGCGGCCTACCGCGGCGCTCCCGAAGTGATTCCCATTGGCACTCCGCTTGGAGCCGAAAAGTACACTAGTATCTTCACCGACCCCGTCCTTCAATCCCTCATCGCCGAGGCATTGAAGAACAACTACGACGTAAAGATCGCGGCCGACCGCGTGCTCGAACAGGAGGCGGAGGTCGGCATCACCAGGGCAGGCCAGTACCCGACGGTGAGCCTCGGAGGCACCTACGACGCCGTGGCGCTGCCCGGCGGTCTGCTCAGCGGCCTGGGAAATAACAGCGGCAGCTCAAACTCCAACGGTGCGAACAGCAACCAGGGGCATACGAAGATTTACACCGGCGGCTTGACTGCCTCCGTGGCCTGGAACCTCGACTTCTGGGGCTACTATCGTCGTCAGACCGAGGCAGCCCGCGCCTACCTGCGCGCCACCCGATGGGCGCAGCAGACCACCTATTCGACGCTCGTAGAGAACGTTGCCACCAGCTACTACCAACTCCGAACGCTCGATTCCGAGCTGACCATCGCCAAGGACGAACTCAAGGCTCGCAAGGATTCGTTGGAACTGACGCACAAGCTGGAAACCGGAGGCAGCGACTCCCTCGTCGACGTGCGTCAGGCAGAGGAGCTTGCATACACCGCTGAGGCACAGATCCCCGATCTTGAACGCCAGATCACCCAGCAGGAAAACAGCCTTTGCATTCTGCTCGGCCGCGCTCCTGGCCCGATCGCTCGCGGCCTTCCCATCGACCAGGCTCCGCATCCAACTGAGGTTCCCGTTGGTCTGCCGTCCGATCTTCTCGAGCGTCGTCCCGATATCCGCCGAGCTGAGGAGCTGCTCGTCCAGGCAAACGCAAACATCGGCGTCGCAAAGGCCCAGTTCTTTCCTCAGCTCTCGCTCTCCGGTACGGGCGGAACGAGTACAAGCCAGCTCAAGGGAATCGTCGAATCGAAAAATCTTTACTACTATGCGTTCGGCTCGGTGAGCCAGCCGATCTTCGAAGGCGGCAAGCTAACCAACAATCTCCATTACGCAAAGGCCGAAGATCAGGAACTCGTCGATACCTATCGGCAGACGATCGCCGGCGCCCTTCGCGATGTCGACAACGCTCTCGTTGCGTACAGCAAGACCCGCGAATACCGCGAAAAACAGGAGAAACAGACGGAAGCCACTCGTGATGCAGTTCGGCTGGCGCGTATGCGCTATCAGGCTGGAGCCACCAGCTATCTCGAGGTCTTGACCAATGACGCCAATCTCTACACGTCCGAGCTGACCCTCAAGACCGCGCAGCAGCAGGAAGCGCTTTCGCTGGTGCAACTCTATAACGCGCTTGGGGGCGGCTGGTAG
- a CDS encoding efflux RND transporter permease subunit: MSKFFIRRPIVAMVIAILMVIGGFVSMLSLPTAQFPNIVPPEILVQATYPGADARTLEQAVATPIEQQMNGVDNMNYMQSTSASNGQMQLTVDFDVKTNADNDQILSQLRVSQAESQLPTAVSTAGLTVQKSLTSPLMLLSVSSPHSTYDGTFLANYAYINLVDDITRVKGVSRVQVFGAGQYALRIWVRPDQLAKLGVTVPQITQALQTQNTVNPSGQIGAEPIPSGQQFTYTVRTQGRLVTAEQFGNIILRSNADGSVLHLKDVARIELGAQTYNLNGRFEGKPAAILAIYQLPGSNAVQCAKDVRAELAKLSKAFPPDMVSAVPLDTTKAVSAGIHEILVTLVIALVLVMLVVYIFLQGWRATLIPLLSVPVSLIGTFIIFPVLGFSINTLSLFGLVLAIGLVVDDAIVVVEAVEKHIEEGMSPKDASYAAMEQVSSPVIAIALILTAVFVPTAFIPGITGRLYQQFAVTIAISVLFSAFNALTLSPALCALLLKPTDKNAKPGLLGRFFNGFNKLFERATNGYVGLSGWLVRKSIVGIIIILGLSAVVLLLGKGLPGGFLPTEDQGYAFVNLQLPQGASLERTTDAAKSVEDALHQVPGVQSVVSVVGFSLLSQTQSTYNAFFFVTLKDWDARKSKEEQFAVIQTNLSKTLGGVKQGIAFSFAPPAIPGLGTSGGVSMVLEDRSNSTDPNFLTGNLYKFLGALNQRPEIAAAIPTYFPAVPQLYVDVDREKVAQQQVNIGDVYTTLQAFLGGSLVNYFNRFGRQWQTYVEAEGDTRTNIDNIGQFYVTAANGNRVPLSAITTVRRIAGPEFITRYNEHEAASITIVAKPGFSTGQVMKGLEQTFAQTMPDGMAMDYSGLSFQEQQAQKSVPAWVVYAISILLCFLILAAQYESWSLPFGVLLSTPVAIFGAYLALTMRHMENDVYAQIGLVMLIGLSAKNAILIVEFAKDEYENGKSIFESAMGAARLRFRPILMTAFAFILGCVPLWFATGAGGVSRQILGTVVIGGMLAATIIAIFLVPTTFSLAELVAQRLGSSHNAGLDSSHDAGPPEDNSTPHSAPQQVGAA; encoded by the coding sequence ATATCGAAATTCTTTATTCGTCGCCCCATCGTGGCGATGGTCATTGCGATCCTGATGGTCATTGGCGGATTTGTATCGATGCTCAGCCTTCCGACCGCGCAGTTTCCCAACATCGTCCCCCCCGAAATCCTCGTCCAGGCAACCTATCCTGGCGCCGACGCCAGGACTCTCGAACAAGCCGTCGCCACGCCCATCGAGCAACAGATGAACGGCGTCGATAACATGAACTACATGCAGTCCACCAGCGCCAGCAATGGCCAGATGCAGCTCACGGTGGACTTCGACGTAAAAACCAACGCGGACAACGACCAGATCCTGTCGCAACTCCGCGTGTCGCAGGCGGAGAGCCAGTTGCCGACTGCGGTAAGCACTGCCGGCCTCACGGTCCAGAAGTCGCTGACGTCGCCGTTGATGCTCCTGTCGGTTTCCTCTCCTCACTCAACCTACGATGGGACATTCCTCGCCAACTACGCGTACATCAACCTGGTCGACGACATCACGCGCGTGAAAGGCGTGTCTCGCGTGCAGGTCTTCGGCGCTGGCCAATACGCGCTGCGCATCTGGGTTCGGCCCGATCAGCTTGCGAAGCTCGGCGTCACTGTACCGCAGATCACGCAAGCCCTACAGACGCAGAACACCGTAAACCCTTCCGGACAGATCGGCGCCGAGCCGATCCCCAGCGGACAGCAGTTCACCTATACCGTCCGGACGCAAGGCCGACTCGTCACCGCGGAGCAGTTCGGCAACATCATTCTTCGCTCCAACGCCGACGGCTCCGTACTGCACCTGAAGGACGTCGCACGCATCGAATTGGGCGCTCAAACTTACAACCTCAACGGCCGGTTTGAGGGGAAACCTGCAGCCATCCTGGCAATCTATCAGCTGCCCGGCTCGAACGCGGTGCAGTGCGCCAAGGACGTCCGCGCCGAACTCGCCAAACTGTCCAAAGCCTTCCCACCCGACATGGTGTCCGCGGTTCCGCTGGACACCACCAAGGCCGTCAGTGCCGGCATCCACGAGATTCTGGTCACGCTGGTCATCGCGCTCGTCCTGGTCATGCTGGTCGTCTACATCTTCCTCCAGGGCTGGCGAGCCACGCTCATCCCTTTGCTGTCCGTGCCGGTTTCGCTCATCGGCACGTTCATCATCTTCCCCGTTCTCGGCTTCAGCATCAACACGCTCTCGCTCTTCGGACTGGTGTTGGCCATCGGTCTCGTGGTCGATGACGCCATCGTCGTCGTCGAAGCCGTCGAGAAGCACATTGAAGAAGGTATGTCCCCCAAGGATGCCTCCTACGCCGCCATGGAGCAGGTATCGAGCCCCGTCATCGCCATTGCGCTCATCCTTACCGCCGTCTTTGTGCCGACGGCTTTCATCCCTGGCATCACCGGTCGCCTCTATCAACAGTTCGCCGTGACCATCGCTATCTCGGTCCTGTTCTCCGCGTTCAACGCGCTTACGCTAAGCCCCGCCCTTTGCGCCCTGCTCCTGAAACCCACGGATAAGAACGCCAAGCCCGGTCTCCTGGGCCGCTTCTTCAACGGCTTTAACAAGCTCTTCGAGAGGGCGACCAACGGCTATGTTGGCCTCTCGGGATGGCTCGTGCGCAAGTCGATTGTCGGCATCATCATCATCCTTGGACTAAGCGCCGTGGTGCTCCTGCTCGGAAAAGGCCTGCCCGGCGGCTTCCTGCCAACTGAGGATCAGGGGTATGCCTTCGTCAACCTGCAACTGCCGCAGGGCGCCAGTCTCGAGCGCACCACCGACGCCGCGAAGTCGGTCGAAGACGCTCTGCACCAGGTGCCGGGCGTTCAATCCGTCGTCTCCGTCGTGGGCTTCAGTCTGCTCTCGCAGACGCAGAGCACCTACAACGCCTTCTTCTTCGTCACGCTCAAGGACTGGGACGCCCGCAAGAGCAAGGAGGAACAGTTCGCCGTCATCCAGACCAACCTCTCGAAGACTCTCGGCGGCGTCAAGCAGGGGATAGCGTTCTCCTTCGCGCCGCCAGCTATTCCCGGCCTGGGAACGTCGGGTGGCGTTAGCATGGTGCTCGAAGATCGCTCTAACTCGACCGACCCGAACTTCCTTACCGGCAACCTATACAAGTTCCTCGGCGCGCTAAACCAGCGGCCGGAGATCGCCGCTGCCATCCCAACCTACTTCCCCGCCGTCCCGCAACTCTACGTAGACGTCGACCGCGAAAAAGTCGCACAGCAGCAGGTAAATATCGGCGACGTCTACACGACGCTGCAGGCCTTTCTCGGCGGCTCGCTGGTCAACTACTTCAATCGCTTCGGACGTCAATGGCAGACCTATGTCGAAGCGGAAGGCGATACGCGCACGAACATTGACAATATCGGACAGTTCTACGTGACCGCCGCCAATGGCAATCGAGTTCCGCTCTCCGCCATCACCACGGTCCGGCGCATCGCGGGTCCCGAGTTCATCACGCGCTATAACGAGCACGAAGCGGCCTCGATCACCATCGTCGCAAAACCCGGCTTCAGCACCGGGCAAGTCATGAAGGGGCTGGAACAGACCTTCGCCCAAACAATGCCGGACGGCATGGCGATGGACTACTCCGGCCTAAGCTTTCAGGAGCAGCAGGCGCAGAAGAGTGTCCCTGCCTGGGTGGTCTACGCCATTTCCATTCTGCTCTGCTTCCTCATTCTTGCGGCGCAGTACGAGAGCTGGTCGTTGCCGTTTGGCGTGCTGCTCAGCACACCCGTAGCGATATTCGGCGCATACCTCGCGCTGACCATGAGGCACATGGAAAACGACGTCTACGCCCAGATCGGCCTGGTCATGCTCATCGGCCTCTCCGCCAAGAACGCGATCCTGATCGTCGAGTTCGCCAAGGACGAGTATGAGAACGGCAAGAGCATCTTCGAGTCGGCCATGGGAGCGGCCCGTCTGCGCTTCCGGCCGATCCTGATGACAGCCTTCGCGTTCATCCTTGGCTGCGTGCCCCTGTGGTTCGCTACGGGAGCGGGCGGAGTCTCGCGTCAGATCCTAGGCACCGTCGTCATCGGCGGCATGCTGGCCGCGACCATCATCGCGATCTTCCTCGTCCCCACCACCTTCTCTCTCGCCGAGCTCGTCGCGCAGCGCCTCGGAAGTTCGCACAACGCAGGCCTCGACTCATCCCACGATGCCGGTCCGCCTGAAGATAACTCCACTCCTCATTCGGCTCCCCAACAGGTAGGTGCGGCATGA